CAAGGTATGGCGAGGGGCAGTGAACTGTTGCACGACACTCCACAGTTGCACGGCACTGCTTGCTGTAGTTACTTCTACTCGCAGGGGTTGACCATTGCTGCAACTGCAGGACACGTCTAGCTGTTGCAGCCGACTATAAATGTTCCAGCGCTCTACTCGGTCAATCTGCAGAACGCTATTGAGTTGGGTATCTGGAATCGAGAATTCCATGGAGCCTGGTCCTTGCATAAAGCGCTAATTTGTAAGTAAAGGCATCTTAGGAAGCTTTCAAATAAGGTTTTGCCAAAGATTCGGGTGATTTTACATAGGCGGCTACCGTTGCCATGAGAACATGTGAGCTATGACGAACATGAGGTCGGCAGGCTCTGATAGGAACAGTTGTAAATTAGGACGGA
This portion of the Halomicronema hongdechloris C2206 genome encodes:
- a CDS encoding Asr1405/Asl0597 family protein translates to MEFSIPDTQLNSVLQIDRVERWNIYSRLQQLDVSCSCSNGQPLRVEVTTASSAVQLWSVVQQFTAPRHTLIERLERCRQKPMKSPASSPRKRGTSSR